The following DNA comes from Flavisolibacter ginsenosidimutans.
CATGGAATTGCAGCTTGACCGCCGCTTGGCCAACAAGCGTATCTTCCCCGCTATTGATATTGTAGCGTCCTCTACACGCCGCGATGATTTGTTGTTGGAAAGAGATGTGCTGCAACGCATGAACCTGCTTCGCGTTTACCTGAACGATATGAATACCGAAGAAGCCATGAGCGAACTGCTCAAGCGCATGAGAGGAACCAAAAGCAACGAAGAGTTCCTTGCTTCAATGAACGGATAATTTCAACAGGAAATTTGCAATAAGCAATTGGCAAGAGGGCCGCTTTTAAAGCGACCCTCTTGTTTTTTCATCTACTTCAGTGCTTATTGCAAATTGCGTATTGCCGGTTGCCCGTTGCTCCGCTGGTCTCATTTTTGTAATCAAAAGCTGAAACAAATTCTACAGATTATGAAACGGAGATTTCTCAGCTTTGGTGCAGCAGCCGTAATTCTTGGGCTGGCTGCTTGCAACAATTCAGGAACGACGGCAAGCACCACCGATTCGAGCAGTTCTACAACCAATACCACGGTTAGTTCTGGAACCACAACGGCAACCAGCAGTGGCAATTACGCAGCCATGGCCGATACAGTGGAAACTAACGCCACAAAAGGTTATTACCTGAACCCTAAAACTGGTAAGCCTTATAAAAGTCTGAAGGTTGACCGCTCTACCGGTATGATTACCGATGAAACCGGCGAACCCGTATGGCGCTATGTGGACAACCGCAATTGGTGGGTTTATGGCGACAACGACATGAATGACTCGGTGGAGAACTGGGGACAAATTGGCGAGGCCAAAATGGATAACGATAAACTCACGTACAAAGGCAATGATGACAAGTGGACCGATTACGATACCCGTTATAAAAAAGAAGACGAAGACCTGGTTAAACGGTGGAAAGTATCGGACCACGGCATGAAGACAAAAATGACAACTGAAGACGGTGACAAGATGAAGGTGAAGACAGACGAGGAGGGCAACACAAAAATTAAAATGAACGGCGAGAAAATGAAAGTGGACTCAAACGGCAACGTTAAACATTAAGCCTTCTAAAATGAATGCGAAAGCTTCCTTCGGGAAGCTTTTTTATTTTGGAATACATTTGTTTGCATGAGGCGGATACAAGCGAAAGAATTTTTACAAGAGAGCAGAATAGCGTTGTTGCTGGATGTGCGTTCGCCCGCCGAATACAATCATGCGCACATTCCCGGCGCCGTTAGCTTTCCGCTTTTTACCGACGAAGAAAGAAAAGTTGTGGGCACAACCTACAAGCGGGTGAGCCGCGAAGCCGCCATCAAAACCGGCCTTGATTATTTCGGCCCGAAGATGCGCGGCATGGTGGAAAGCGTAGAGCAATTGATCGTTGAGCGTTGGCCGCAGGCCGCTGCAAAAACGAACAACGAACAACAGTCAACGAAAGTCTATGTGTACTGCTGGCGCGGCGGCATGCGCAGCGGCGCAGTAGCGTGGTTGCTGAATTTGTACGGCTTCAACGTAACTGTTTTAGCGGGAGGCTATAAAGCCTTTCGCAACCTCGTGCTGAAGTCATTTGAACAGCCTTATGCTTTAAAAGTTTTGGGCGGTTATACCGGTTCGGGAAAAACAGAATTGTTGCATCAATTAAAAGAGCAAGGCGAAAGCGTTGTTGATCTCGAAGGCCTTGCTTCGCACAAAGGTTCAGCCTTTGGCAACATCAACATGCCGCCGCAACCAACGCAGGAAATGTTTGAGAATTTATTGAGTTGCGAGCTGCAAGATCTAAGCTGCAAGCAAAGCGGGAAGGAAAGGGCTGATGAACCTGAAGACATAACGCCAAACTTTATCTGGCTTGAAGACGAAAGCCAGCGTATCGGCTCGGTGAATATTCCTCATGCGCTGTGGCAAACCATGCGGCAATCGCCGCTTTATTTTGTGGACGTTCCGTTTGAAGAAAGACTAAAACACATCGTAGAAGAATACAGCCAATGCGACAAAGAAAAATTAGCAGCGGCCATCGAGCGAATTAAAAAACGCCTGGGCGGATTAGAAGCAAAGACCGCAGCGCAGCTTTTGGAGGAAGGAAAGATTGAAGATTGTTTTGCCATTTTGCTGCGCTATTACGACAAGCAATACAGCAAAGGCTTGCACGGACGTGAAAACCTTCCATCACTGCTAACCAAAATCGAATGCGAAACCGTTTCGGTAGAAAACACCACCAATTTATTAAGACCACAACAAACCGTATGACAACAGAAGAACAAATCAGGCTCACGCAATTTTCAAAAGGCGGCGGCTGCGGCTGCAAAATCGCACCGTCGGTGCTGCAGGAAATTTTAAAAACAGAAAACAAAAGTTCTTTTCCGCAATTGTTGGTAGGCAACGAAAGCAGCGACGACGCCGCGGTTTATCAATTGGACGAGAACACGGCCATCGTTTCCACCACCGATTTTTTTATGCCCATTGTAGATGACGCGTTTGCCTTCGGGCAAATTGCTTCGGCCAACGCCATCAGCGATGTTTATGCGATGGGCGGAAAGCCCCTGATGGCAATTGCAATTTTGGGTTGGCCTGCGGGCAAAATTTCTCCCGGCGTAGCGCAAAAAGTTTTGGACGGCGGACGAAGCATTTGCGCCGAAGCGGGCATTCCGTTGGCCGGTGGCCACACCATTGATTCGCTGGAACCCATTTTCGGTTTGGCCGTAACGGGTGCGGTGCATCCAGCACACGTTAAAAAGAACAACGGTGCGCAGGAAGGCGATTTACTTTTTCTCACCAAGCCGCTCGGCGTTGGCGTATTGTCAACCGCTGTAAAAAAAGGTGTGTTGACAGATGAACATTATGCTGTTTTGCTGAAGCAATTAACGACGTTGAACAAAGCCGGTGAAGCGTTGGGCAAGCTCCAAAGCGTTCGCGCCATGACAGATGTTACGGGCTTTGGTTTATTGGGACACATAATTGAAATGGCCGAAGGCAGCGGTGTAAGTGTTGAACTGAATTATTCGACGGTGCAAAAGATTGAAGGATTGGATGAATATTTAAAACAAGGAATAGGTCCCGGCGCCACGGCCCGCAACTGGAACAGCTACGGCCACAAAGTGCAATTTGAAAATGGCATCAATACCGAAGAAGCATTGAAACTCTTGCCCGACCCGCAAACCAACGGCGGCTTGCTGATTGCGTCGAACGATATTGATGAATTGAGAGAAGTTTTTTTGTTAAATGGCTTGACTGATTTTCTGACACCAATTGGCCGTTGCATTCCACAAAAAGAAAAAGCTGTGTATGTGAGGCGTGAAAAGTGAAACGCCAGATGTGAAACCGAAGAAACTTTTAAGCTGTAGTTCACTCCTGTCTCACGTCTGCCGTCTCACGTTTCACCTCCCTACACCACCACCAGTTCGTAAAACTTTTCCGGCTGTAAATATTTGTTTGCGAGGGCTTGCAGTTCTTCTGCGGAAACGGTTTTGATTGTTTCAATTTGTTTGTAAAAAAAGTTTTCGTCAAGGCCGTTCAGCACAAGATTTTTCCAACGGTTGATGATGTGAAAGGGTCCGTCCAAATCGCCAAGAATAGAACCGATCATGTAATTGCGAACGAGCAGCAATTCTTCGTCGTCCACAACCTCGTTGCGCAAGTCTTCCATCTCTTTGTACACTTCGGTTATCGTTGCTTCGCACACGTCTCGCCCGGCTTCGGTACTGATCACCCACGCACTTTGCTCAATGTGGTTTTCGAGATAGCTGTAAATGCCGTAAGTATAGCCCTTGTCCTCGCGAATGTTGCTCATTAAACGCGAACCAAAGAAGCCGCCAAACACACTGTTCAGCACCTGCACTTTTAAAAAATCGGGGTGGTGACGATTGGGAAAAGGAGAGCCCATGCGCACCGCGCCTTGCACGCCTTGCGGATCGTTTGTTACGCGGTATTTCCTTTCGGTTGCAGGCTGTGATGCAATGCCGGCAAGCGTTAATCCTTTCAGGGGCAAATCGCCGAAATTCTTTTCAAGCAGTTCAAACAAATTTTGCGGCAGCTTGCCTGCGGCAAACAGCACCAGCTTTCCATCCTGATAAAAGTGTTTGTAAAAACTGCTGATTTCTTCGCGGTTCAGGGCATCAAAATCTTCAAAGCGGCTGTAACGGCCGTAAGGATGTTCTTCGCCGTAGAGGTAAGTATCAATCAAGCGGCCGGCAACAAAATCACACTTCTTTAAATTCACCCGAAGTCGTTGTTGCATGTTTTGTTTGTAGGTCGCCAGTTCGTCTTCGGGAAAAATGGAATCGGTAATCATCTCCCGCACTACCGGAAGCAACACCTCTAAATGTTTGCTCAGGCAATGCAGCGTAATGGTAGCGGTTTCGTTGTAGCAACTGCGGTTGAGGTAAGAACCGTAATACTCAAAGTGTTCGTTCAGTTGAAAAGCCGTCTTTGACGAAGTGCCGTTCTTCAACAAGTAATTGGTGGTTGCGGCTAACAGGTTTTTGCTTTCAAACCAATTGCCGGCGTAAAAAACCCATTCTATCTGCAGCACGTCTTCGGCGCCGGCGTTTACGGCATATACTTGCGTACCGTTGGTAAGCGTGACCTTTTCAGCGGGCTTTAGTTTTACGTCAAATTCAACGGCATCTTTTATGCGGGGCGGTGTTTTGCGATCAATTGTTTCTGTCATTTTCTAAATCCGATTTCTTGTTTTTGCGGAAGATAAGTCTCTTCGCCAATGTTGTAAATCTCGGCCAGCGAAACGGGCTGCGTAAACGTATTTTCAATTTTAATCTTGCTTGCCAAACGGTTGGCCACATTGGGTTGCAAAGGCTTGAACTCATACATGCCGAGGAGCCTTCCTTTGCGCAACAGCGCCGCATCCAGTTCGGTGTGCATCATGTTGAAGGTGCAAATAACGGGAATGTGCAAACACTGTCCCAGCAAACCATCGGAAAGATTGAGCAAATTGGAGATGGCGCTGCTGTCGCTGCCGGTGCGCCGGCTAATGACGTTGTCGGCGTCTTCCAAAACCAAAATGCTTTCTTCCTGGTCCATTAAAAAATTAATCAGCTCCGGCGATGAAATGTGCGAGGCCATGTACGGCGGAAAATAAATCATGCGCTTGGTAAGCCGGCTGGCCAGGTAGCGGATGTACGTTGTCTTGCCCGTACCGGGTTTGCCGTGCAACAAAACCAGCCCGTGGCTTTTGGGCTTTTGCAGCTTTTCAATTACGCGTTC
Coding sequences within:
- the mnmH gene encoding tRNA 2-selenouridine(34) synthase MnmH, yielding MRRIQAKEFLQESRIALLLDVRSPAEYNHAHIPGAVSFPLFTDEERKVVGTTYKRVSREAAIKTGLDYFGPKMRGMVESVEQLIVERWPQAAAKTNNEQQSTKVYVYCWRGGMRSGAVAWLLNLYGFNVTVLAGGYKAFRNLVLKSFEQPYALKVLGGYTGSGKTELLHQLKEQGESVVDLEGLASHKGSAFGNINMPPQPTQEMFENLLSCELQDLSCKQSGKERADEPEDITPNFIWLEDESQRIGSVNIPHALWQTMRQSPLYFVDVPFEERLKHIVEEYSQCDKEKLAAAIERIKKRLGGLEAKTAAQLLEEGKIEDCFAILLRYYDKQYSKGLHGRENLPSLLTKIECETVSVENTTNLLRPQQTV
- the selD gene encoding selenide, water dikinase SelD, translated to MTTEEQIRLTQFSKGGGCGCKIAPSVLQEILKTENKSSFPQLLVGNESSDDAAVYQLDENTAIVSTTDFFMPIVDDAFAFGQIASANAISDVYAMGGKPLMAIAILGWPAGKISPGVAQKVLDGGRSICAEAGIPLAGGHTIDSLEPIFGLAVTGAVHPAHVKKNNGAQEGDLLFLTKPLGVGVLSTAVKKGVLTDEHYAVLLKQLTTLNKAGEALGKLQSVRAMTDVTGFGLLGHIIEMAEGSGVSVELNYSTVQKIEGLDEYLKQGIGPGATARNWNSYGHKVQFENGINTEEALKLLPDPQTNGGLLIASNDIDELREVFLLNGLTDFLTPIGRCIPQKEKAVYVRREK
- a CDS encoding M16 family metallopeptidase, which codes for MTETIDRKTPPRIKDAVEFDVKLKPAEKVTLTNGTQVYAVNAGAEDVLQIEWVFYAGNWFESKNLLAATTNYLLKNGTSSKTAFQLNEHFEYYGSYLNRSCYNETATITLHCLSKHLEVLLPVVREMITDSIFPEDELATYKQNMQQRLRVNLKKCDFVAGRLIDTYLYGEEHPYGRYSRFEDFDALNREEISSFYKHFYQDGKLVLFAAGKLPQNLFELLEKNFGDLPLKGLTLAGIASQPATERKYRVTNDPQGVQGAVRMGSPFPNRHHPDFLKVQVLNSVFGGFFGSRLMSNIREDKGYTYGIYSYLENHIEQSAWVISTEAGRDVCEATITEVYKEMEDLRNEVVDDEELLLVRNYMIGSILGDLDGPFHIINRWKNLVLNGLDENFFYKQIETIKTVSAEELQALANKYLQPEKFYELVVV
- a CDS encoding AAA family ATPase, which translates into the protein MFFQDDDEDDLSSHLSSVYDTDDDIKVAAYFFHLNGTAPNKKAFFRVEYAALEKELNASFPQRWKDDYTEQEFIKKESRYKQKHRVWFLRQDIWIRYRNDYESMAATLYYLSSADGATLQKTEQLLQTLVKEKEEDHKGTFSFITTLHGHFHLKEFKHIGDAVDIEDHYNKDFYTFSERVIEKLQKPKSHGLVLLHGKPGTGKTTYIRYLASRLTKRMIYFPPYMASHISSPELINFLMDQEESILVLEDADNVISRRTGSDSSAISNLLNLSDGLLGQCLHIPVICTFNMMHTELDAALLRKGRLLGMYEFKPLQPNVANRLASKIKIENTFTQPVSLAEIYNIGEETYLPQKQEIGFRK